The following are encoded in a window of Lates calcarifer isolate ASB-BC8 linkage group LG20, TLL_Latcal_v3, whole genome shotgun sequence genomic DNA:
- the LOC108893424 gene encoding NEDD4 family-interacting protein 1-like isoform X1 — protein MAEPSARYQQLPNEEDPEESPQVAADAPPPYSSIAVDNAAYFDYKEDCVFPKPPSYNVATTLPSYDEAERSKAETTVPLVTGRQPQHRERLETFDDVIRSSLEDEDFVTRDDFEDADQLRIGNDGIFMLTFFMAFLFNWIGFFLSFCLTTSAAGRYGAISGFGLSLIKWILIVRFSTYFPGYFDGQYWLWWVFLVLGFLLFLRGFINYARIRKMADTFSTLPRTRVLFIY, from the exons ATGGCCGAACCGAGCGCCAGATATCAGCAG TTGCCCAATGAGGAGGACCCAGAAGAGAGTCCACAGGTAGCAGCTGATGCTCCACCACCGTACAGCAGCATCGCAGTGGACAATGCTG CCTACTTTGACTACAAAGAAGACTGTGTTTTCCCCAAGCCTCCATCATACAACGTAGCAACTACGCTACCATCCTATGATGAAGCAGAAAGAAGCAAAGCTGAGACTACTGTTCCCCTGGTAACCGGAAGA cagcctcagcacaGGGAACGCCTGGAGACTTTTGATGATGTAATTCGCAGTTCACTGGAG GATGAAGACTTTGTGACCAGAGATGACTTTGAGGATGCTGATCAGCTGAGGATAGGAAACGACGGCATCTTCATGCTCACTTTCTTCA TGGCATTCCTCTTCAATTGGATTggtttcttcctgtctttctgtctgaccACCTCTGCAGCTGGCCGCTATGGAGCCATCTCAGGCTTTGGCCTCTCCCTCATCAAATGGATCCTCATAGTGCGG TTCTCCACATACTTCCCTGGTTACTTTGATGGACAGTACTGGCTGTGGTGGGTGTTCCTGGTGTTGG gcTTTTTGCTCTTCTTGCGAGGATTCATCAACTACGCCAGAATTCGCAAGATGGCTGACACTTTCTCCACCCTGCCCCGCACCCGAGTCCTCTTTATCTACTGA
- the LOC108893424 gene encoding NEDD4 family-interacting protein 1-like isoform X2 has protein sequence MAEPSARYQQLPNEEDPEESPQVAADAPPPYSSIAVDNAAYFDYKEDCVFPKPPSYNVATTLPSYDEAERSKAETTVPLVTGRDEDFVTRDDFEDADQLRIGNDGIFMLTFFMAFLFNWIGFFLSFCLTTSAAGRYGAISGFGLSLIKWILIVRFSTYFPGYFDGQYWLWWVFLVLGFLLFLRGFINYARIRKMADTFSTLPRTRVLFIY, from the exons ATGGCCGAACCGAGCGCCAGATATCAGCAG TTGCCCAATGAGGAGGACCCAGAAGAGAGTCCACAGGTAGCAGCTGATGCTCCACCACCGTACAGCAGCATCGCAGTGGACAATGCTG CCTACTTTGACTACAAAGAAGACTGTGTTTTCCCCAAGCCTCCATCATACAACGTAGCAACTACGCTACCATCCTATGATGAAGCAGAAAGAAGCAAAGCTGAGACTACTGTTCCCCTGGTAACCGGAAGA GATGAAGACTTTGTGACCAGAGATGACTTTGAGGATGCTGATCAGCTGAGGATAGGAAACGACGGCATCTTCATGCTCACTTTCTTCA TGGCATTCCTCTTCAATTGGATTggtttcttcctgtctttctgtctgaccACCTCTGCAGCTGGCCGCTATGGAGCCATCTCAGGCTTTGGCCTCTCCCTCATCAAATGGATCCTCATAGTGCGG TTCTCCACATACTTCCCTGGTTACTTTGATGGACAGTACTGGCTGTGGTGGGTGTTCCTGGTGTTGG gcTTTTTGCTCTTCTTGCGAGGATTCATCAACTACGCCAGAATTCGCAAGATGGCTGACACTTTCTCCACCCTGCCCCGCACCCGAGTCCTCTTTATCTACTGA
- the endou2 gene encoding uridylate-specific endoribonuclease B translates to MIESDRELSAMVQELWDNDINRLKPGKDYRISLQGKAGDSMAINDNNDGAGYPLFTFVDENIFKKETFLAFISLLDNYESDAGEPEIVTPEEVAENHKFLDSIIQTPTMKIAHKYLVEKHLSPEDETQFKEQLYRIWFELYARRGSSRPDSSGFEHVFVGETRGGRTVIGFHNWIQLYLQEKLGHIDYKGYSVNANSPQPDENKHILALQFSWKNGIKPKGSIFIGVSPEFEFALYTLCFLTSPNERVKVQFSFYDVEIVCHHYNQKHIGTTYPVLLRYQNPE, encoded by the exons ATGATtgagagtgacagagagctGTCGGCCATGGTGCAGGAGCTATGGGACAATGATATCAACAGACTCAAGCCTGGAAAAGATTACAGGATCTCTCTGCAG GGCAaagctggagacagcatggcCATCAACGACAACAATGATGGGGCTGGATATCCTCTTTTTACATTTGTCGACgagaacattttcaaaaaggAGACGTTTTTAG cCTTTATCTCCCTGTTGGATAACTACGAGAGTGACGCTGGTGAGCCAGAAATTGTAACCCCTGAGGAGGTGGCAGAGAACCACAAGTTCCTGGACTCCATCATTCAGACTCCGACTATGAAG ataGCCCATAAATACCTGGTAGAGaagcacctctctccagagGATGAGACCCAGTTCAAGGAGCAGCTGTACAGGATCTGGTTTGAGCTTTATGCGAGGAGAGGGTCCAGCAG GCCAGACTCCTCAGGGTTTGAACATGTGTTTGTTGGGGAAACGAGAGGAGGGCGGACTGTAATCGGCTTTCACAACTGGATCCAGCTCTACCTACAAGAGAAGCTGGGACACATTGATTACAAAGGCTACAGCGTCAATGCAAATTCACCCCAG ccAGACGAGAACAAACACATCCTGGCACTACAGTTCAGCTGGAAGAACGGTATAAAACCCAAGGGCAGCATCTTCATCGGTGTCAGTCCCGAGTTCGAGTTTGCCCTCTACACTCTCTGTTTCCTCACCTCGCCCAATGAGCGTGTCAAAGTCCAGTTCAGTTTCTACGATGTGGAGATTGTTTGCCACCACTACAACCAAAAGCACATAGGCACCACTTACCCTGTGCTCCTCAGGTACCAGAACCCTGAGTAA